tcactgacagaaggACTAAATTGTAACGGAGTAGTCACTAgtccattgcacattgtcagaataggATTGGCTGATACGCCAAGTCTTTGGCGGAagtgccaagacactggacgTTTGGTATATCGATGTTtaatagaattggagtttcttctattattgATATTCGATATGGATTAGACCAAAGTCCAGGAATAGGGACGTACCAATTTCTACCACCGCGAACGGGAttagtaggtgggagacttgttgcgttcttattcgaTCGGGATCCATAGATGTGAGCTGAGTCGAGTCTGTGAGTTTAGTCGAGTCAGAGTCGTAGAGTCACGGAGTGTGATTCGGAGTTTGTCTTGATTTATGTTTCTGactttgatacatgttatgaatatttgttttatgcttttatatctatttatatgaaatgcatgtatacatgatttatactgggaatataattctcaccggagttatccggctattgtcttgtttgtatgtgtgcatgacaacaggtgggacaggatcagggtcgagaaggagatgagagatcgagattagCGTGGTGATTCTGGACTTTGATGTAGATAGGTTTCAGCTCTTGATTAATAGTAATTGAACTTTAGTTTTAGTTTGAATATTTGTTGTACTAGATTTGTACTTTAGATCTGAATACTGATCTTGTATGTGAaataggatttatttcattgttcCGCACTcatttaatttagaaaaaaatttatgacccaaattacttgattagtatattgatcctaatgacgattaagaagatgattaacGTCCGGATCCCCACATGTAACATATGTGGTAATTTCATATTTagtctattaattaataataaatactaATTAACCACATTTTATGGTTATGATTTTGTGCTTTTGACTTTCTTCTCCATGTTCTTAAATGTTTgagctaattttaaaaaaaaaaaacacactattaaatttacttaatattaatatcaattatttttttcattttaataaCTTTATTGGACTTTCATTTAAATTctaacttaaattaattatgttatttattgtGTTANTTGTAAATAAGCGTGAGAAATAAAGTTgagttatatttatattttaatttatatatagcAAATAAGTCATCTCCATGTTCTTAAATGTTTGAGATACTTTTTAAGAAACATACTATTAAATTtacttaatattaatatcaattattttttccattttaataattttcttggactttcatttaaattctaaattaaattaattacgttatttattGTTCTATTTCCTATCATTTGAATACATTcaatgaattattaaaaataaattttaatgtaattagattttaaaaaaaaacttcaaaaaattatatatatgaaggaCCCATGATAAAGTATCTGAGTGCTTTGAATGAAGAGTCATtcaaataaattctaaattaaatattgacaaatgaaaaattaaaataatcattattgattttaaattaaataaaacgatttgaattgaaaataaaattatatttaatcaaaattttaaatttattttgtcaaaCTATAAATTTCTAAATGCAtgaacaaatataatatattataaacctaaatttaattgtgaatttaaataatattaataaaaaattaataaatttgaatCAGAAGTACCTATAAAAGTGTGGACAGATGAATCGTTCATCCACATACATCGGATAATATGATActagaaaaatattattgtacAGTTGCTAAAATGAGAAAGAAATATGAGaaaatcaatcaattttttcattagttTTTCTTCACtaattttgataataattaaaataaattgaatgattaattgttttaattactcTCAtagattctattttatttaagtctccccatatttatatattatcaaatagTACTCAGTCATAACAATAATGCCATgacattttatttgtatttgtagAGTTATTtacatacaaatatataatgacaattatattgacaaaaaggtaatcaaacattaaataaaaaaaaatcaataaacacTTAAttcgaacaaaaaaaaaatttgagcttATTCACATATGTTATCACAATTGATACTTTTTCAgcttatttttctaaaaaaaatcaatgacgTCATCTAttatatgaagaaaaaaaagtaGAGTCAAATGATACatatatagataaaattattacgaaattgttttaaaaaatgacaCAAATGAGTCAAAAAAGAGTAAGCGCAAGATATTCCTACAAATAATTCTTAGTATAACGTTACCATAACTAAATTAGAAGTTATGTTGGTGTAGAGTataactcttgtgagacgatctcacgaatttttatctgtgagacgggtcaaccctaccgatattcacaataaaaagtaatactcttatcataaaaaataatacttttcatggatgatccaaataagatattcgacccacaaaattgatccgtgagaccgtctcacaagagtttttgtggtTGGTGTAATGAGAATCACCAGTTGCgcaaataatatatacaaattaGATTTTATATGAGAGGGAAAAAATATTCTATAAgtaattttctatattttatgttaaaattataaatttctatCTTTGTGATGCCTTTGAATTTGTATAGAGGAATAgataattttatctatttacAATTGTAAAACAATTAAGTTATGAcaattatatcacttaaattaatatgatataataaattttaaaatatgaaaaaaaaaaaaattagaccatTATAAATATGACATTATCATCATTCATCTGACACCTCTAAAATATTTCTTATTATCATGAGTCGCAATTTGACCATCccgattaataattaataagaatTGATTATCCATTGTTATTACTAtctcattattatttattatctcatgCCTCACCATTTTGTGAtgttaaattttattgtttttaattaacaaaaaaagaGGAAAAAGTTGAAGAAGTTAGGCACGATATGAATCTAATTTATTGATAACCTTCTAATAATAATCAATTGAAttggaaaatattattatacttaagtaattttaatttattctaaTTCAAATTTATTAACTTTTTAATGTCCAATATATATAGAATTCATCAGTAGTGTACATCATTTTACTTTTCAAACGATAATAAGAAAtatcttaaaatataaatatatagtgaaaacaaattcaaattttctatTAATACCTTCGAACCTTAGCAAATgtaattctaaaaaaatgagAGGATAATGATTATGATAATACATGACACTGAAGATTAATTTAGAGTGGtgatatttttttctcttttctgagataaaataatgatatttcaattattaatttaaggAAATGAATCTCCATTTAATAAAATTGTTGGAAATGAAGTTTTCTTAGTTCACTGCTTTAAGTAAAACCAAAATCAGaactaaaatttttcttgactCCAGTTCCAAAATCTGctctcataatatataaatttaaggcATAActattaaacaattaatttcACCGTCTCACATATCGTAtaactattttatttaatatttaaaaatagataataatagcaatttttttaaaaaattatatgtcagacaaatttataaattcaatacacaAAATTTGGTAGTATGCGatcttttgatttataatttttaatttatataatgtttttttaattatttatgagattttaagaaaataaaaaaactacagTCAAGTAGGTGAcagaaatatttcatataatttgACTATGATACAACTCTAAAActtaaaaacaaattatttcaaatgttcaaTACCACGAcctatttgatattaaaaatggATCATAAAAGTTCTGTAGgaagttaaatatttttaaattaaatattattagttATAGTTTactatcaatattattatttcattagttTTGATATTGTTTTGATGAGACACAgaagttatttttttattataaaagataatatatgacataatctttataataaatataaaatataatgacCATTGATTAACATCTGTCAAAGTATTAGATCTTTTACGTATGATATTTtatcatctttatttatttatttatttattttgaaataaaactaactaattcaacaaaataaaaaaaatatagcatTTTTTTAAGCAAATATATCTAGGGCATAGAAGAGGTTAGGGATGACAATTTTCCCCACGAGTTTGGGACCCTGTGGGAAAAACCCGAATCGGGGATGAGATCCTCGATTTTTTCGGGTTGGGGTTCGGGATcgggtattttttaaaatctctgAAGTAGTTCGGGACCCCATCTCCGAACACGCCCCGCCCCGCCCTATTGTCATCCCTAGAAGGGGTGAATGGAgtatttatttactttattttcaattcttgtatttaaatatattaatttttttcttctcaaaattCAATTTGTGTCCATAGACTTTCTTTAGCTAatgtaatgtttaattaattttttttatataatttattgacTAACAAAATGTAGTTTTTTGAAAGATTTCGAATTTACGATATTTACGTGGTTATAGTTTAGAATATaacttaaaatgaaaaattgttGTCACATGTTcttaattattcaaaaattataagtaAGTACTATTTGAGATTTTCAAGATGTAATTTTTACATTTTAGGAacatatttatcaattaattgatgTAATGAGTAGATAAATATCAACATCatatactaaaatattttctttcactcttatattgcttaattaattaaaatttattcatataattCTATTTACACTCTTATATTGCTTAATCAATTCAAATCCTTTCATATCATTGTATTTGTATTGTTATGTTAGTTCAATTTAGTACTTAATCTGATAAATCATTATTCCAAATTCttataatttgttttgatcTATCTTTTTTCGAACGAAATGTTGTTTGATGGATTGGATCACGTTATGCaaagattataaatatttttattattaattgattttttagtTATTTAGAATATGGGTTCACGTGCGGATGCACGTGCTTTTAAATCCGCACGTGCTTTTAAGCTAgtataagaaaaattatatataataaacaaCTAATGTGGTTTGGAAAAGTAATTAATAGAAAACCTATGGTATGCCTCGTGGATTGATAATATAAAAGCATATTTTATGTACATTATCccaacatttatttatttaaaatttgtacatttaatttgaatattcatttaatttaacattCAATAACCATGAAacgaaacaaaaaaatcaaaagataaaAATGGATGCACATCACTAATCAAATGTCCACTACAAATTTGGAACAGTTTTACCACGAGTTGTtccaagcccaccaccaaactcTTCACCAGTTGCATGATAAACACATGTATTGTTAAGTGTCAGATTACAGGGGAGAAAAACAATTTCGATACTCCAAAAAGAGAAATGTGGTCCTGTCATGAATACAGTATCTATGTAGCAAATATGAATATGCAGTTCAGTTAAGAGACTTGAAAGATAAAACAGAACAACTAGAAAGAAGTGATCACAAAATAAAGGGAAACAAACCAAAttattaaaggaaaaaaaacataaatcagccTTAAGTGGTTGAATAATCACATTCCTTATTGATAACCAAAAATATATACTCAATAAAAGCATAACCCCTGGCGTTAAGTTGTCTCTTTATCTGGAATCAAGCTTATCTGAAACTCAAACAGATAAGGTTAGGGAGTTATAATTAAAGAATATTAAACTAATAATTAAAACAGACCAGAAGACATGTAAACTAACCTCCCCTTATTCTTCATCAGTTTCATGGTTCACAATAGGCATGCCATCAACGATTGAGCCATCTACATCATTTCTTGTTAACTCAATGTCTATATTGTTTACGTCATCCAACAAAAATTCGACAAATTGCATTGTATCAATATCATCTTCATTGCCCATGTTGTATGTGTCTCTTGGTGTGTAGCGAATAACAGAATGCCAATCTTCTTCTTTTGGATCACGaacataataaatcatttgaGCTTGCGAAGCCAAAATAAAAGGTTCATGCTTTTCTCGTTCTCCTGTATGTATCAAACGCGAAAAATCCAGCATCGTAAATCCTAAAGGATCAATTTTCATTCCAACAGTAGTATTAACCCAATCGCATCGGAACAAAACTATTCGTCCATGACCACTGTAATCAAGTGAGATAACATCAGTTAACCGTCCATAATAGGTTGACTCATTATCGTCATTATCATGCATCGACGACACCATGACTCCACTATTCTgcatttttttgtttctttcagATTCTACTGTGCGAAATGCAAAACCATTCACATTGAACCCATGATAACTAAATGCTATTGGATTCGGACCACGTGCAAGTACCCTTAGAATTAAGTCATCGATTCGTTCATTTGCCCGATCAACCTATAATACATACACAAACACaattttgatattaatatttttaaaataataatcagtCTATTTACCAATAAATCAATCGATATGTTACTTACTCTTTTAGCAAACCATTCTGGAAATTGCATTCGAACCATATAATCCAACTGAAAGTTAGTTGGACGATGACCATATCTATGCTTTCTCTTCAATTCGTCTCTTAATTCTCTATTCCACCACAACATTGATGATTAAAAACTTGTAGTATtgacaaaacaataaaattgaaattacaTTTCCAAAATAATACTTACTCACGATATGATTGTAGAGCTGTGCAATTAGAAAGGATATATCTGTGAGCTTGGCAAAGAGTTTTGCTGTCCAAAGTAACTATTTGACGCTTTTTTGTAGCTCGTCCTATTTGTGGAAACGATGGTAGTAAAGGATACTCATTATCGGGGGTCTCCTGGTGTCTTGCGTCTTTATTGCCAAATGAGTCTGTACACTCTAAATAACGAGAACAAAACACAACGCATTCGTCTGCTAAGTATGCCTCTGCAATATTGGCCTCAGGTCGTGCTttgtttctaaaaaaaaattttagttttccAAGATATCTTTCTATTGGATACATCCACCGATAATGTACAGGCCCAGCTACTCTTGCTTCATATGCCAAATGCACCACCAAATGCACCATTATTGTGAAAAATGATGGTGGAAAAATTCTTTCTAACTGACATAAAACCAATACAACCCCTTCTTCAGCCTTTTAACTCATATTCTCGTAAGGACTTTGCACACACTGCTCTGAAATACTCACACAAAACAATTAATGGTGCAGTTACTTTTTTTGATAACACACGACGAAGAGCTATTGGAAGAAATTGTTCCATTATGACATGACAATCATGGCTTTTTAGACCCATAATCTTACAACGTCCAACATCAACACATTTTGAAATATCGGATGACATACCATCAGGGACACGGATATCTTTCAACACTGAACAAAACAACTTTttttcagctttgctcatacaATAACATGCAGGGGGTAAATATTCTGTGCCATCTGGTTGTGGTTGTGGCCGTAATTGTTTGATAATACCcaatattttcaaatctccGCGTGCGGCAGCGTTATCTTTACTCTTGCTAGAATCATCTAAAAGTGTTCCAAGGATATTATCACAAACATTTTTCTCAATATGCATAGGATCTAAATTATGTCTTATCAAATTAAACTCCCAATAAGGCAAAGTGAAAAAATGCTTCGTTTCCTCCACATTTGTTCAGTGGAACCTGTTTTTGCTCGCACAGATGGTTTCGATATGTTACTCTTACCAAATACCACATTCCGATTTTGGGTCATTTGTATAACATCAGATCCTGACAATGGTTTCAAATCTAATTCATGTTGCTCTGGCTTGCCATAACTCGTCATAGTTCGGATTTTTGAATCTGCCGGTAAGAAGTGGCGATGCCCTCTAAACGACCATTTCCTTCCATTATTCAAGTATACCACATCTGTCTTATCAGTACATGTTGGACAAGCATTCTTGGCATATGTGTTCCAACCAGATAAACATCCCAAACCTGGAAAGTCACTAATTGTCCAAAGCAATGCAGCCAGCATTTGAAACATTTCTTTGTTGGAAGCATCATAAGTGTTAATCCCATTTTCCCATAAGTCTTTCAATTCAGCAAACAAGGGACGTAAATATACATCAATATCGTTTCCAGGTGCTTTGGGTCCTGGAATTAAGGTGGATAAAATAATTGAATGAGGTTTCATGGATTCCCAAGGTGGCAAATTGTAAGGCATTAGAACAACAGGCCATGTATTGTGTGACGtactttgatttttaaatggaTTAAACCCATCGGTGGCGAGTCCCAAACGAACGTTTCTAGGATCTGCACCAAAATCAACGTGCCGCTCATCAAATGTCTTCCACGCTGGCGAATCAGCCGGATGCCTTAAAATTCCATCTGAAACCCGTTTATTAGAATGCCATTGCATATTTTCAGATGTCttagatgacatgaataatCGTTGTAATCTTGGTTTCAATGGAAAATACCAAAAAACCTTGGCTGGAGTTTTCACTTGCAGATTTTTCTTTCCGACTTTGCGTGACTTCTTCAGTTGTTTGTGCATGTTTTTCCACCTTGAAAGGTTACATACTCTGCAAGATTGTTCATTAGCATCATTGCCCCAATAAATCATGCAATCGTTCGGACAAGCATGTATTTTTTCGTAGTGAAGGCCCAAATTAGAAATTAATTTCTTCGCTTCATAAAATGAATTTTGTACTTGTGCTTCAGGTGGTAGTACTCGTCGAAGAAAATCCAATAATGTTGTAAAGGACTTATCACTCCATTTTCCACTCACTTTCAACTGAAATAACTCAACAAGAAATGTCAGTTTAGAAAAATCAGTGCATCCAGCATATAACGGTTGTTTCCCTTCTTCTACCAATTTATAGAATTCTTCCACATTAGACTGCATCGGTGTACGACTTGTTGATGCAGTAGTGTAATTTTCATTCCTCATGGGTGATCCTTCAGACATCCCAAATACATCATGTAATGTTTCTTGTCCCATTGATTCATGGTTAACTGTATCATAAACTTC
This genomic interval from Primulina huaijiensis isolate GDHJ02 chromosome 14, ASM1229523v2, whole genome shotgun sequence contains the following:
- the LOC140956825 gene encoding uncharacterized protein, with product MVHLVVHLAYEARVAGPVHYRWMYPIERYLGKLKFFFRNKARPEANIAEAYLADECVVFCSRYLECTDSFGNKDARHQETPDNEYPLLPSFPQIGRATKKRQIVTLDSKTLCQAHRYILSNCTALQSYREELRDELKRKHRYGHRPTNFQLDYMVRMQFPEWFAKRVDRANERIDDLILRVLARGPNPIAFSYHGFNVNGFAFRTVESERNKKMQNSGVMVSSMHDNDDNESTYYGRLTDVISLDYSGHGRIVLFRCDWVNTTVGMKIDPLGFTMLDFSRLIHTGEREKHEPFILASQAQMIYYVRDPKEEDWHSVIRYTPRDTYNMGNEDDIDTMQFVEFLLDDVNNIDIELTRNDVDGSIVDGMPIVNHETDEE